One Candidatus Chazhemtobacterium aquaticus genomic window, GGTCCTCGTCCTTTTTGAATCTTGTACTCTCCCAATCGAATGTCTAAATCATCATGAATCACATAAATATCTTCACTCTCAACTTTATAAAAACTTGCAACCCTTTGCACCGACTCACCCGATCTATTCATATATGTTTCCGGCTTAATCCATATCACCTCGTTCTCCCGACAAACCATAGCCTTCATCTTCTCTTCTCGCTTAAACTCACCACCCACCATTTTATCCACCACCATATAACCAACGTTATGTCGTGTCATAAGATACTTTTCTCCCGGATTACCCAACCCAACCACCAATCTCATTGCTATAATACTGACTAGTAATACTCTGATTATAGCTTTACCCACTCACTACTCCAAACTCTCAATGATCAAACCAAAATCCAATCAACAACCAATCTTCTCAATCATTATTCCTTCGCTCAACGAAGAAACAGCCCTCCCTCGTCTTCTCGAAGATTTAACCCAACAAACTAATCAAAAGTTTGAAGTTATTCACGTCGATGGACAATCAGAAGACAATACATGCAAACTTGCCCAAAAATTTGCCTCAAAATTACCCTCATTCAAACAGATCATCTCCCCTATTCGCCACGTCAGCCATCAAAGAAACTTAGGAGCCAAAGTCGCCACTGGCACTTACCTTCTTTTCCTTGACGCCGATAGTCAAATCCCTCCCTATTTCCTCGAAGGCATTTCCTACCAAATCCACCGCCAACCAGTTGACCTCTTTACCACTTGGCTTAAAGCCGACAGTGATCGAACCGCTGATAAAGCCATTGTCACCTCAATTAATCTAAGCCTTGATATCTCCAACTCTCTCGACGCACCCTTTGCCCTTGGCACTATTATCGGAGCCTCTCCCAAAGCTTTTAAAAAAATTGGCGGCTTCCGAGAAGATGTCAAATTTGCCGAAGATGAAGACTTCATCAGAACCGGACATAAACTCAACCTCTCCTTCGCTATCTACCGTCATCCCAGACTAATCATGGATCTACGCCGCTTCCGCCACGAAGGCAGCCTTACAACACTTCAACAAATCGCCACTAAAAGACTCTCAATTATTACCTCCAAGTCGCACCAAATCCTAAAACCTCGAGACTACGCTATGGGGGGGCACGTATTTAGGGATAACTCCGCAGGCAAAACCGCCTTCATCCGCCTAGACAATGTCATTCGCCAGTTCGCCAGGAAACCAAAACTCAAACAAACCCTCAAGGATCTTATCACCTTCCAAGAACTCGAAGATCCTAACCAATAATCCAACTCATCAGTCCTCTCCAAACCTCAATCCCGTAACCACTCTTTGTCAACTCCACCACCAGCAAAATTAGATAAACTAAGATCAATGCCACCCCTTCCCACCGATCCAACCTCCTCTTAGTTTTTGTCAACAACCAGAACAACCAGAAAACAATAATATATGCCAACGTGGCCACTAAATACGAATCTATTGCTTGGACTTTGATAGGTGAAACCAAGGCAGTCACCCCTATTACCAAAGTTGAGTTCGTCACCACGCTACCCAATAAACTTCCAAAAATCAACACTGCATCCCCCTTCATAGCTGCTTTCAACCATAATACCAACTCGGGCAAACTTGAACCTACTGCTAAACCAAAAATACCTACCAGTAAGATCGGTATCCCAAAGCCTTGAGCCAAAACCAAACCCATATCTACCACCACCTCAGAAGCTGCTACCACCACCACCATCCCCACCAGCACCCAAGCCAGTGGCCTTGTCGTTTCCCGACTCCCTATCCTACGCAAAGCCGATCTAGTCATTTCTCTTACATCCCACTCAAGCACCTTTCTTGGCTTACCCTTACTTACCAACCACAAATAAACCCCATAGACCACCAGCAACAACAAACCCTCAACTCGACCCAAACTCTTGTCCATTAATAGCAATAAAGGTAGAGAACCAACCAAAAAAGTATAAACCAAGTCCTCTCGTGCATAATTACCTACAACAG contains:
- the pth gene encoding aminoacyl-tRNA hydrolase, giving the protein MRLVVGLGNPGEKYLMTRHNVGYMVVDKMVGGEFKREEKMKAMVCRENEVIWIKPETYMNRSGESVQRVASFYKVESEDIYVIHDDLDIRLGEYKIQKGRGPKDHNGLNNITLMLGSDEYWRVRVGVDNREDRRIIGEEYVLNRFMKNEIVIIEEVIGKVTNELVERLEITR
- a CDS encoding glycosyltransferase family 2 protein, with amino-acid sequence MIKPKSNQQPIFSIIIPSLNEETALPRLLEDLTQQTNQKFEVIHVDGQSEDNTCKLAQKFASKLPSFKQIISPIRHVSHQRNLGAKVATGTYLLFLDADSQIPPYFLEGISYQIHRQPVDLFTTWLKADSDRTADKAIVTSINLSLDISNSLDAPFALGTIIGASPKAFKKIGGFREDVKFAEDEDFIRTGHKLNLSFAIYRHPRLIMDLRRFRHEGSLTTLQQIATKRLSIITSKSHQILKPRDYAMGGHVFRDNSAGKTAFIRLDNVIRQFARKPKLKQTLKDLITFQELEDPNQ
- a CDS encoding sodium:calcium antiporter, producing the protein MAWQVVVMLLAVGVLVKATDAVVRGLDELIRVTKWGRFGVAVGLMAVTTSLPELFVGISSALEGASSLSLGNVIGSNIANLSLVIGGAVLVGGSVAVVGNYAREDLVYTFLVGSLPLLLLMDKSLGRVEGLLLLVVYGVYLWLVSKGKPRKVLEWDVREMTRSALRRIGSRETTRPLAWVLVGMVVVVAASEVVVDMGLVLAQGFGIPILLVGIFGLAVGSSLPELVLWLKAAMKGDAVLIFGSLLGSVVTNSTLVIGVTALVSPIKVQAIDSYLVATLAYIIVFWLFWLLTKTKRRLDRWEGVALILVYLILLVVELTKSGYGIEVWRGLMSWIIG